One Glycine soja cultivar W05 chromosome 7, ASM419377v2, whole genome shotgun sequence genomic window, ACTCTGAGGAGGAAAGCAGAAACAAATTTGCTCCAGTTTTTTTAACAGTTCTATTAACGTTTTCTTTAGTCTTTGGTCTAGAATTTGAAACATTGTAAATTACGTAAAGAAGcttaatgtgtgtgtgtgagagtaTTTCCATTGGGGAACCATTTATCATCAAACAGAAAttaacagaaaaggaaaaaggggGTAGTTGATAAGTTAAACATGAAGCATGCGTGGGTATCAGAGTCACATTAGTAGTCACAAAACAACCTAACTTGGCCTTTCAGATACAAATGATAACCACTATCCTTGCTCTACAAGTTTTAGTCATTCATGAATTACGTTTTTAGAGTGTCTTATAAGCAAATTAAGGACTCTACACTTAGCAGTTAGTTGGCTGCGTTTGTTGATTTGAGAAGTTAAGATTCGGTATACGTTTGatttcttttatgaaaatagtgttttttattttaaaaagttctcTTTCagcctaaaataaattaattcaaagttcaaacaagCACTTTGATTAAGAAAAGAATTTTCCTACCTAAATCCATGGGATTGAATatagaaatgaaatgaaagttgtGATTCTGATCTGAGCTATACATAGCAATATCATTAATTCAAACCCACTTAAAATTGGGTCatataaaactaaatatttGTTGCAATTATAAGACAACCCCAGTAGTAGAAACTTGTCACACAAGGTGAAAAAGTTCAGTGAATGAAATTAAGgccaaagagaaaagaaaagggacAGGTGAGACGTTGATGGAGAATAAAAATTCCCCAACTGGACTGGACAACTACAGAAATTGGACCACTCAATTAAACTTGTCCAATATCATTTGCCATAACCATTCTACTAAGAGGACTAGGCCCAAGCTTTTTTCTCCTCATCATAGTCCTATTCCTAATaacttccatttgatttcttcttctaatttGCATCATTGCCTCTTCCTCAATCACAAACCTCCTCATTAGAACATCATCAGTCAATGATTTGCCCCTGAATACTCTCCTTCCCTCAGTGCTAAGCCTAGCACTATTTGTTCTTTCATGTTCATTTTGCAATGGCTTTGATCTTGGATAACTATTGCTTCTTCTAGGTGGCACCTCAGCTCTCAAAATCTCATTGTAGGAATAGATTGGTGCACAAAGACAAACCCTTGTGAAGGATGATGCAACCTTTAGAGAGGCACATTTTCTTAGCTTGTTCTTGTTGTTAGGACTTGGTGTAGTAGGTACGTGAGGGGATTTTGGCATTGATGATCTCTTCCATAAAGTTGAATTAGGTGTTGGAATTTCTGTAGATTTTGATACACTTTTCCATAGGTTAGTCACCTCAATTGCTCTTTGGTACCATGGCTTCCTGCAACTTGAAATGAAGTGAATGTCATGCACGAGTTCCTGAGATGGTGCAGCTGCAGCTGCTTGATTCATACCCTTCACtacatacatttttattttttttccaaaatggcatgcagaagaagcaactgtGCAAGTGGAACATAATATTGAATTTATTTGCTCTTTCTCAACCTTAAGAAAATTTGGGGAGAGGGTCAAGTTTAGGGCCTTGTAAGAAAGTTAATCTAAACTTTGCCTATGCCCACTAACTAACTGGGAATTTTCCAAATTTAGGCTCACTATTGAAAAAAGCTAAAAAGCCGGTCAGCCAGAGAATTTGACTTTCCTACCTTGGCATGAATGATGTTTTCCTTTGGGGTTGGTCAAATTCATAACAACATTAAGGTTGAAAGACTATAATTTGCAGAGGTTAAACTTGGTCTACACAAGGttgaaccaataaaaaaattattaaaatgatgaGCCGGTGCACCCCATTTTTTTGACTAATCCGGGACAAGGGTTAAGTTAAGTTTTAGGCCTTAGAGGAATAATGTTgagcattttcatttttctccacaactaactaaacaaaaaataaatacaaaaaacaatACAACCTCAAGCTTATAGATGATCATACATTTATAGAAACATTTATTAGTAAGCAAATATAATATAGTAtgcaatatatatgtatatgatgaCAGAAAGCTAAAGTACATAGATAATTAAATTCTCAACATGGGTGTGTGTTCAAGTGTGATGGAGAGGAAAAGGTATAGGAAAATAAGAAGGGAGCTAAAGTGAGTGAGCATACATAATATAACATACCTTCTGTTTGAATTGTTCTTTGGATCTTGCATGAacaaagaaaactgaaagtatgAGAGAGTTGGAGGAAGAGAGCAAAGTATTTTCATTTGTGTAGAGAGTGAAGAAGAAGAGGCT contains:
- the LOC114419636 gene encoding uncharacterized protein LOC114419636 isoform X1; translated protein: MAAKAKERGWLRIKNGRKGKKHVANPILVDSHTSEAKASSSSLSTQMKILCSLPPTLSYFQFSLFMQDPKNNSNRSCRKPWYQRAIEVTNLWKSVSKSTEIPTPNSTLWKRSSMPKSPHVPTTPSPNNKNKLRKCASLKVASSFTRVCLCAPIYSYNEILRAEVPPRRSNSYPRSKPLQNEHERTNSARLSTEGRRVFRGKSLTDDVLMRRFVIEEEAMMQIRRRNQMEVIRNRTMMRRKKLGPSPLSRMVMANDIGQV
- the LOC114419636 gene encoding uncharacterized protein LOC114419636 isoform X2, coding for MAAKAKERGWLRIKNGRKGKKHVANPILVDSHTSEAKASSSSLSTQMKILCSLPPTLSYFQFSLFMQDPKNNSNRRKPWYQRAIEVTNLWKSVSKSTEIPTPNSTLWKRSSMPKSPHVPTTPSPNNKNKLRKCASLKVASSFTRVCLCAPIYSYNEILRAEVPPRRSNSYPRSKPLQNEHERTNSARLSTEGRRVFRGKSLTDDVLMRRFVIEEEAMMQIRRRNQMEVIRNRTMMRRKKLGPSPLSRMVMANDIGQV